gccatatactggatacaattccagactccgggctactactgagaaattttcgaaaaaccgaataaagttCAGTAatcttttgcccgacccgggaatcgaacccgagaccccattataattgtttataataaattacattatttaaatggaACATCTACAGATAATgggtattttatataataatatatatataataagtgTACCTAATTGTTAGAAATAAGTGATGAAGCTTGTTTCTGTGCAGTGCAAAATCGCACAGAAAAAAAATTTCGACAAGCCCACCACAGCCTTCAATACCGCTGAAACTCCTAtaagtcaggatctacagtagacacaaccatgaaaacaccggaacactaaaATCTGACGCGTCCTagagacatgaatgactgtactttgatcccgcaacgaaataaatcagaagatattattagaggagatgAAAAATCGCTCAAAAATTTACAATATCCAAAATAACACCAATCTCAATCTTTGCTTTTATTCCAGGGCCGGACACGGACTCTCGCTAACCAACACACGTATCCCTAACTTCGGCAACAGGATCACAGCTGCCGGTCACGCGAATCTGTTCCACAATCAGAACCATGACCTGACTGCTAACGCCTTTCTCTCGAGAAACATGCCTACCATCCCACAAGTGCCTAACTTCAATACTGTTGGTGGTGGTGTTGATTATATGTTTAAGTAAGTAGCTTTCTACTCTCTCTACTCTTCTACCCATTCGGGTTCTGGATTAGGAGATGTTGTAGGGCCATTTTGTTTCACCAATCcgaaaccttcaagaaaagagcatactcctttttaaaaggccggcaacgcatctgtgactcctctggtgttgcggatgtccttgagcggcgctgatcgcttaccatcaggtgactcgtctgacacctattccataaaaaaaccaatacCACCCAATTAGTTGAAAACGAAGAGTAAATGATCGATCTGAGTGTGTACCGTGTTAAGAGAGGCCATAATAATGTACTCCAGGCCTCCACAATATActtggagctgcggattacctaacgagttaccggggctccggctcgcaaagtaggagtaggaacggggtggtttttagtcaatgaAAGTCTGAttctctcgcttcgcccaagacgggagaaggcattggacgACTTTCCCTTCTCAAAGGCCTTCTAAAAATTGTCTATTTTCTTCACAGGAACAAAGTTGGTGGATCTTTGGGAGTAGCTCACACACCATTCTTGCAAAGAACGGACTACTCAGCCAATGGGATAGTCAACTTGTTCAGAAACAAAGACACGTCTCTGGACTTCAACGCTGGTTTAAGCAAGTCTGTATCACCCTTCATGTCAAACTCAAAATGGGAGCCTTCTACTGGATTTACTTTGAGGAAGTTCTTTTAAACATACTCTTTTTCTTCATTGGATAGCAAACGGTTGTTATATCAGTGTCTTTATGCGATTTTCAGGCTTATGCTTTTGTAATATAGTTGGGAATCTGTTAAACAAATTCATTACTTGCATTTACTTTGAGGAATTTCTTTTAAACATACTCTTTTTTTCTTCATTGGATAGCAAACGGTTGCTAAATCAGTCtctttattcaattttcaaGCGTATGCTTTTGTAATACAGTTGGGAATCCCATAAAGAAATTGATGACTTAGAGTTCACATTTGATCGTCTTCTCTCAATGAGTCTATTCTATTCTGTGGTCGAATTCTGTTCTTCCAAATTTAAATTCATCCTTTCTCATTACATGCCAAATGAtttcattctttattttaatcacCGTACAGTTGAAATTGATTTGCACGACCAGCAGTCTCGATTTTGTATAAACGAaagttattattgaaatatcaacCATATTCTTATTAAGATTTAAGATTCTTTTCAGTTTAATGCATTTTATAGTTCATAgttttgtatattgtattgtaaaaattGAAGTATTATtgccaaatattattattaggagCGTTGTATTCTattgcatttaaatttaaataacgcttgtaagtaaatattattaagaaataaatattggtttattgtaactgtattcaattttatttaaattacccTTGCTTCATTTGTTACcttactgatttaaaaaaatattacatacacatatcgtcacacctttaatacccgaagggataggcagagatgcacaatatgccacgtaatgccattgtacacccacttttcttaatttatgttgtaagtatgGGACTtaatagatggtgagcctattgccatatacagggcgcatttccagactccgtgctgctattGTGAAATGTTCGTgttacttcgcccgacccggggcgaacccgagaccccttgcccggcaaaggtgctcttttcttgaaggttaaGAGGTCAAAGCGTTTAGGAAACAAAAATACTTCGTTCTTATAGGCCACTCTCACAAAAATCCCCTACACAATGGTTAAGTgagacctggataagtgagaaacctccacaactgCTGAGGTCCCTACTCTCTTTATCTGGGAATCGTTatttcgatttatcatcatagttacctctataattgagacagcaagtgaatatcaaatacataaacctcagtaactgagatacatcattttgttttacttattcttattcaattacaatgtgcacataacacatagtcttatttaagaatcacacctctttatctgaaataacctgtattttcacctctattaatggaaccctctgtaaatgagacaaatgtttatttatacctggttatctgagacactgggttagtggaatacctctataagtgatacgaatttaaagaccccttgatgtctcacttaacaaggTTTCACTGTACTTAATTTACTGATGATAATTGCAAGCTCAGTTTTGATAACTTTGAAATGTGATTAATCTTATACTAGGGTCAGTTGAGGTCATATCTGTATCGCACGTGACGGTAAAGGGGATTCCTCTTAGTATGAGCGATATCcgataataataagtttatttatatactatgtgttatcatgtttattacgtttttcgttcctttaaatagaataatttgATAGTAGCTTCTGCGAGCGGTTTTGCCCGCGTGTCCGTGGGATTAAGAGTATCCTATAACTATACTAAGTATATCAAACTTAACAACTAAGggatacctttttttaagggggtaataTCATCAAATTCACACACTTCTTCTGCCTTAAATGAGGCGAGAGTGGCAGGctattattgactaaaaaccaccccgattctactcctgcttttcgagctggagccccggtaaacccgctaggtaaacCCGGCGATAGGTGaagacgccgtggcgcctctcaacCCACTCCttaaagaggggacttaccggtACAATAACAGCGTAGACAAAGGGATACCTAGTCAGCTCTTACGACACTCACGGAAAGAGTCACATAACTCTTTAGGGATATAATGGAGATACGATGATACATTTATGTTCCAAAACTCATACCAACAGAACTACATTCAATTTTgcgtaaacattaaaaataatgttccgGTAAAATGACTTTCTACCCTATCAAGCCAATAACGCCTCAAAGGGCTATAATATCTTTCAAACATTTCTTATTGAAAAGCCTTTTCAAGAATTTCCCGTCAGTAGGTCCATTTTCCTACAAATTAATAGCAGCCTCTTCCCATCACACCATTTCAGAACATTATCACGAAAGGAAACATCTAAGCCTTTTCTTTGACAAAAAgcttgtataaaaatatcttagtcACCGACCAACATAAGTAGACCtccaatacatttaataaaaacacaattccCATTCACACAAAGTCCATATTCAAAGCAATTTTCAATTCGAATGTACCTATTTACACTGGTCGTTCCGGTAtcgtactaaataaaaaaacctttaacgTCATGATAAAAATCTTCTACAAAAGCCAGAAAGGTCCGATTCTGTGAACGTTTACATGCGAATGTGACCCTTATTACAAAGGTACAAGGGTCACGCAAAAATGTTATGTAAGCCAAAATAAGTGAATAGGTTAGGAGATGGATCGTATTTTAATAAACGATTTTCCTTAAACGTACTTTGTGTATGGTTTTTGCTTCAAAAGTTAAATAGATCGTGACCAATTGTGTGAATCCCGCGTCTCAAACGTTAGGTTTTAAACCACCGTTTAtaaaatttgcatttaaaaaacTCTTTTGTCAGATctttgtacctacatattattctttgaaaacatttttcttaagtATTCATATATTAATCACAGTTATTCCccgaaaaaaatacacaaaagtgCACATACTTTATGATTTATGAATCACCCACTcatcattttttatatttttggcaAGAACTTTTAATCTGTTATCTATCTATTGGATCATGTTCAATGTTCAATTAGACAAAATAATTAGGTGTTAAGGAACTGGtcagcagacggattacctgatggtaagcagtcgccgccgcccatggacacccgaaacaccaaaggcgttacaagtgcgtggccggccttttgggggttagaaatttaagggttgtaggggaatcggggatttagaagattgggaagaggggtaattgggcctccggtaacctcactcacacatcgaaatacaacgcaagcgttgtttcacgtcggttttctgtgaggccgtggtatcacttcggtcaagccggcccattcgtgccgtgctatttgtgtttgtttcatgGATCAAACTGtgtaatcactacatagtataaagtAAAGTCGCTTTTTCTATCCCTATGTCCcattgtatgcttaaatctttaaaactacgcaacgaattttgatacggttttttaatagataaagtgatccaagaggaagttttatataaataaataaataaataaataaaattgtttattgtcACAAAATTTCACAATTTTACATTCCCAgaaatgtataatacatgcataatatatcaccattgatATAAGTATTATAGTGGACTGTACCATATTCCTATTTCAAAACTCATAATGAAACGTCAAGCTGAAACGACTATGACAGTGTTTTAAGAGGTTCAAACCAAAAAGTTTTACATCGAGATTCCTTCGCGTATTCCGTGGATTAAACTTTGGGTTTAAAACTTAAATGTATAATCCGAACGTTAAGTTTAAAGTACTTTAAgctgtttattaaataatttaatttattaataaacagtGAACTTGTATAATTGACATAAATATAACTAATTGCTTATTGTTTCGAAGTGGATTAAGAATTTCTTAAATTATCTTAGGTGTAAGTCTTGTGGAAAAATTACTAGAGAAGCCTATTTAtcgctttttttaattataatcataaaataatggcATTGAGTTAGGAAAAGAGTCTGGTTGGTCGAGTCGGCAGAGtttcgggttagattcccgagTCGAacttattactgggctttttttcgtttttcgaaagtttctcagtagtaacacagaGTCTGGAACACATGGGActccgtattacatgggacttataaaagacatggtgaaaagtgggtgtactgtACAAGCGTTACGTGCCATAATGCGTGCCTGCGTATTACAtataaaaaggcgtgaagatacgATAAAGCCTAATGGActaaggactgcctcgttggccgagtgattgcaagtacgactgccgggcaaggggtctcgggttcgatttccgggtcgggcgaagtattactgggcttttttcggattttcgaaaatttctcagtagttgcacggagtctggaaatgtgcccggtatatgacaataggttcaccacctattacatgggacttacaacataaattgtgaaaagtgggtgtacatagtggcattacgtgccacaatgtgcacctctgcctaccacttcgttGATTATAGGCGtggcgatatgtatgtatgtatttattttgcaatagaattatcatcatcatcttacTGTTGTCAAATAGGtccaaaaacatatttcatattCAAAAAACCACATTCAAAAATCTTAACCACATCTCCTAGTCTAAAAACCTTAGTATCCCTCTATTGAAATCAGGAAAAGGGCGCAAAGGTCCCTACTCGTAAGTACAGGGCTATTTATTTTGATCTCAACTGACATTGCGTAAATCGTTCGCGGAATGTGAAAATTTTTACGCCCTTCCCAGTTGAGGACATAAATTGCTTCCTAAAAGGGGATAAGGGTCAGAATCGCACCGATTTTGGGAACCTTGACACTACTTTCTATCGTTCGGTTGTGTTTGTTTTGGATAATACTTGGCTTGTCGAGTTTATTGCTTTATTGAGGTGTTCTTCTTGAGATAGCGGTTTTATTATCTGTTAAGCCAGTTTAGACATGCGCTTGCTTTTCACCatgttgctatgctacgttactgtggatgcacttggctttcaccaatcatattatttCGTACACATAGTAAAGCACTGGTGAAAATGTACTCAGTTACGagtaagctatgttttttatatgcaCCCTAAGCTTTACTACGaaattaagctgtgaaactatgtgaccgttttcaccgaTACTATGCtttatagctgtgcgaggaagatgtgcagcgcatgtatcgatagtagggaagccatcaatagcacgcatctttccatacaaaaacatagcttagctgagtccgtttccactagtgctaagctatgtgtaccaatgaatatgattagtggaagacaaacgcatctacagcaacgtaacatagcacatctctggtggatgCACACTTAAACTTTCAACGAAAGAGTGACGTCAATGGACTTGACATTATCAATTATCGGATATCAGTGTGGATGACACTTGCCTTGTAAGTAGAGTTACGATTAAATGGGAAGTTAGATAATTTCCATTGACAACTTGATCAAACAAAATTGCCAActagaagtattattatttagtagctACTTCCGTGCAGTTTCACatgctctgctcagctcctattgatcatagcgtgatgcgCGCACTTataattcctctggtgtttcgggtgtccatggacagcagcgattgcttaccattaagtaatttatctgctcgttaaccggcaaAAAATCAAATGATTTGATTGCTCATTTGTCTCCCATACAATAAAACACTTGCTATCTACCAACAACAGATTCACTAACCCCATTGAGTACACTTCTACCAATCTTCTTAGAAAGCAACAGTCGCAATGATACAGcaaaatgctttatttatttatttatatatattataataccatTATCCGTGTCTCTGAATGCCCTTACATTCATTCCCTTTAGCTTTGGAATCTGATTTACTTGAGAACTCTAGGGAATTTCGTTTTCTATATTATTTGAGGGTCCTTTCATCTTATACTTCATCTACCGAAGTAGGTAAAGGATTTTCTTTAAGAAACCTGCAAAGGGCAATTATTTACAATCACTTTTGTATGCTTGGTTGTAAGACTATTGAGTAAGCCTACCCCcgtgggagacaggcgtgaggttatgtatgtatgtactattcagtaaaagattttaattaaatctaaatgaAATCAAGtcaaatcactttaatttttttaggaatttaagggttgttgggaaatcgggtattgggaacataacacacaacgtaagcgttgtcaTAAtccatccatagtgtacagtgtggtctacaattccAATACTAAGTAATATGTCCCAACTATGGGCCAttttgggcaccgcaaaagtacttaatctacttaaaGTACTTATCCTTAGGTCACATTAAGTAACTTCTCTGTTGTTGCTAGTATAGACGGAAGACGGCCCTAATCACTTACTAATGGATGATCCGTATGTTTGGTTCCCCCGTcgtatcttcacgccttttatcccaaaggagtaggcagaggtgcacattacggcacttaatgccctTTTTACAATGTGAAatagtatgtttataaacgctactacctagcgggttaccggggctccggctcaaaaagccagagtagaaacggggtgatttttagtcagtgagagtctcaCACACTcattcgcctcgcccaaggcaagagaagccattgaatgtttttctcccttaaaaaataacgcctgatataggagaaaattctaagttagaaaaattaaacatctTGGTCATCAATCCGAAACAACTTGAAACAGTTTCTAAAAACCCCTTTTAAGTCAACCCCATCGTTCGTCTAAAACACAGCGTGCCCCATGAAACACAACCTAACTCCCCATCAACCCTTATTTAATCTAAAGGGTCATTTAAATTGAGCACCCTGTAATTTatgtttcaatttgaattgtttCCTTTCAATACAACTCTCTGAGGTTTTGCTTTTCAAATTTAAACTCAGTTCTGTGTTTTAAACGGAGATTCTGTTCGGTGTGTGGTGTATTTGtataatgtaggtagtactgattTTGATTCTCTAAAAGAGGCTGAAGAGCCGGCtataatattctaaataattttGGATTCCTTATGCGTAAAGCAGATTCGCCTAATTAGcggaggcagaggtgcatataatggcacgtaatgccactgtacaatgttcaCAAACTTTTAACAATttgagttataagtcccatgtaataagtggtgcgcctattgccatataccgggcacatttccagactccgagctcctactgagaaatttttgaaaaactcgCAAAAAAATCGCCTAATTGTAATATGCTTTTTTATGGACTtccgaaacaccaaagacgtTACAATCATGCGTTGCCGTGCCTTTTCTGGGGGTCAGCtaaaatttaaagtttgttAGAGCAatgggaattgggaagattggggaagaagcta
This genomic interval from Spodoptera frugiperda isolate SF20-4 chromosome 14, AGI-APGP_CSIRO_Sfru_2.0, whole genome shotgun sequence contains the following:
- the LOC118279240 gene encoding attacin-like, which gives rise to MYSALLLTVALASAAAWETVPSPEQYVEAPDFYQYLHAPSHHRQTRQLHGSTFFNSDKTSGFNARLPFASTNNNVFSAIGGANFDANRHLSSATYGLALDNKAGHGLSLTNTRIPNFGNRITAAGHANLFHNQNHDLTANAFLSRNMPTIPQVPNFNTVGGGVDYMFKNKVGGSLGVAHTPFLQRTDYSANGIVNLFRNKDTSLDFNAGLSKSVSPFMSNSKWEPSTGFTLRKFF